The Propionispora hippei DSM 15287 DNA window CCGCCGCCGGACACCAGAAAGAGTACGGTATCTGTTGCCGTAAGCCCCTCAACCAGCGCCAACACCTTTTCAGTGCCGTACAGCGTATTCCGGTCAGGCACCGGATGTCCTGCTTCCACTACTTCAATCCGCTCCAGCAGCCCCTGGGCGTGGCCGTATTTAGTAAGAACAACTCCTTTGACCAGAGCCGGCCCAAGCGTCTTGGCAGCGGCCTGCGCCATCGAGAAACCGGCTTTACCGATAGCAACCAGATAAACTCTGCCGGGAAACCGGCAGTCTGCCAGTGCAGCTCCCACCGCCTGGTGGGGCAGTACTCCGGCAATGGCTTCATTGACAATCCTTCTTGCGTCTTCCCGTAGATCGGTCATCGTATCCCTCTTCTCTTAACCTGCAGATAAAAAATCATGAAATCCATATATAGTTGGTCCAACTACACAATGTATTCCATGATATCTGACTCTTTTATTATATTACAAATAAACTATTAAACAAATTGCTTATTTTAAAACGCTCTTTAGCCCAAAAACTTCTCCTTTGGCAGGGGCAGCACCGTGGCCAGCGTCAGTTCATACGCTTCCTGCCCGTGCTCGCTAATATCAAGACCGGTGCTTTCGACCGCCGCCTCTGTACGGACGGCCATGACAGCGCCTAACAGCTTCATGATGATATAGGTTGCTATGCCGCTGAAAGCACAGGCGGCCAGCACTCCTACAAGCTGCGGTATCAGCAGGGCGGCGTTACCGTAGAATAAGCCGTCAGCCCCGGCACTGTTGACTGATGTCGTGGCAAACAGTCCGGTAGCCACAGCGCCCCAGATGCCGCCGACCCCGTGAATACCAAAAGCGTCCAGCGAATCATCGTAGCCCAGGCGCCCCTTCATAATCGTAACGGAAAAATAACAAATACCGCCGGACAATAGCCCGATAATAATCGAAGACATGGCTGTGACAAAACCGGCTGCCGGCGTAATGGCAACCAAACCGGCCACCGCACCGCTGATCAGGCCAAGCAGCGAGGGTTTTCCCTCATGCAGGCATTCCACGATAAGCCAGGCTGCCGCCCCAGCCGCCGCTGAAAGATGAGTCACTAAAAATGCGTTGGCCGCCAGGGCATTGGCCGCCAATGCGCTGCCGCTGTTAAAACCGAACCAGCCAAACCACAGCATAGCGGCTCCCAGTACGGCCATGGGTAAATGATGTGGCCTGGTCTGCTTACGGCGCTTGCCCAGCATGACACAGGCAACCAGACCGGCAATGCCGGAGCTGATATGAACCACCGTACCGCCGGCAAAATCCAACGCCCCCATTTCCCGCAACCAGCCGCCTACGCCCCACACCCAGTGAGCCAGCGGATTGTACACCACCGCACTCCAGATAAAGGTGAAGGCAACAAACGCGGGAAACCGCATTCTTTCTACGACAGAACCGGAAATCAACGCCGGTGTAATCACGGCAAACATCATCTGAAAAATAACAAATACCAAATGCGGAATAGTCGGGGCATAATCGCCATTTCCGGCAGGCCCTACCCCCTGCAGCCCCAGCATGCTCATATCACCGATCAACCCGCCATGATCCGGTCCGAAGGATAAACTGTAGCCAAACACAACCCACTCTATCGATACAATAGCCAGCACAACCAAAACCTGGGTGAGTGTGTTCAATACATTTTTCTGCCCCACCATGCCGCCATAAAAAAAAGCCACCCCAGGGATCATAAACATGACCAATGCCGCCGAAACTAATACGAACGTTGTGTCTCCTGCACTGATTGCCATTACCTGCTCCATCCGGACAACCTCCTTAAACTTAAAAAAAAACAGAAAAAGCCCTCGCATATAGCGAAGGCTTCATTGCCTCATTTTCATTATGTTAATTTTACTTCATCATTTTAGACATTTTTCACGGTACTGTCAATATCAATTTCAATTAATTTTCCCTTCGGATTAGACAGTGATCCGTCAAATCTGGAGGTGCGAATTAAATTATGAAAGTTTTTTACAAGACACCGGCAATAAAGTCTTGCGGAAAAAGATCCGTCAAAAAATTGCATTTTTAGCATTGGTGAGCCACTAGTATTCTCGTCTGTAGAATTTTTCACTGGAAAAATACCGGTCTATACTCTAAAATGAATATATTCCAAATCAACGGACAAACAGTCAGCCTGCTGGCTGATGAGAGTCGAGGGAGCTGTAATCATGAACGGATACGTCTGGATTATTTTTGGTTATGCGTTATTTTTAATTGCCATTGGCTTTTTATTAAAAAACCGGGTAAAGAACACTAATGACTTTTTTGTCGGCAACCGCAAATTTGGTGCCGGTTTACTATTTGCTACCCTGATTGCCCCCAATATCGGTGCCGGTTCCACCGTCGGGATCGCCGGACTTGGCTATACAACAGGCATATCGGCGGCCTGGTGGATTATCGCCTCCGCCGTCGGCACCATGATTCTGGCCTTCTGGGTTGGCCCGGCGATCTGGCGCAAAGCCGTCAAACACAACCTGTATACCTTGGGCGATTATCTTGACTACCGTTACAGTCCCGGTTTTCGCGCCTTGATTTCCCTGCTGATGGCCATTGGCAGCATCGCAATTTTTGCCGGACAGTTGATGGGCATCGCCTGGATTCTATCGGCAGTAGCCGGCATGTCTAAAACAGCCGGCATTATCAGTGGCGCCCTGGTGGTTGTACTATATTTCGGCGCCGGCGGTCTGCTGTCGGCCGCCTATGTCAATATCATTCAGGTTTGTGTCAAATTTCTTGGCTTTGCTATCGCCCTGCCCTTTGTCCTGCAGGCGGTAGGCGGCTGGAGCGGCCTGCAGGATAAGGTGGCCGCCCATTTGGGCAATGCGGCCCTGACTGCCTCCTATTTTAGTTTTGACGGCATCGGCATCACTTCCCTGGTTGGGTTTTTCCTGATGCTGACTCCTTCCTTTTTTATTTCACCAGCCCTGATTGGTAAAGTCTATAGTGCCAAAGACGAAAAAACAGTCATCCGCAGTACCTTCCTGTGCGGCCTGGTCATGCTGGCCTTTTCCCTGGTTCCGGTCATCCTCGGCATGGCGGCTTTTGTGACGCTGCCGCAGCTTACCGAGCGTGATCTGGCACTGCCTACCGTCATGAAAGAATGCATGCCCTTCTGGGCTTCGGCGCTGGCCTTGGCTGCCATCTTCTCGGCGGAGATCAGTGCCGCCGACGCAGTGCTCTATATGATCACCACCGCCTTTACCAAGGACCTCTACAAAACCTTTGTTAACCCTTCCATCGCG harbors:
- a CDS encoding ammonium transporter, translating into MEQVMAISAGDTTFVLVSAALVMFMIPGVAFFYGGMVGQKNVLNTLTQVLVVLAIVSIEWVVFGYSLSFGPDHGGLIGDMSMLGLQGVGPAGNGDYAPTIPHLVFVIFQMMFAVITPALISGSVVERMRFPAFVAFTFIWSAVVYNPLAHWVWGVGGWLREMGALDFAGGTVVHISSGIAGLVACVMLGKRRKQTRPHHLPMAVLGAAMLWFGWFGFNSGSALAANALAANAFLVTHLSAAAGAAAWLIVECLHEGKPSLLGLISGAVAGLVAITPAAGFVTAMSSIIIGLLSGGICYFSVTIMKGRLGYDDSLDAFGIHGVGGIWGAVATGLFATTSVNSAGADGLFYGNAALLIPQLVGVLAACAFSGIATYIIMKLLGAVMAVRTEAAVESTGLDISEHGQEAYELTLATVLPLPKEKFLG
- a CDS encoding sodium:solute symporter family protein, encoding MNGYVWIIFGYALFLIAIGFLLKNRVKNTNDFFVGNRKFGAGLLFATLIAPNIGAGSTVGIAGLGYTTGISAAWWIIASAVGTMILAFWVGPAIWRKAVKHNLYTLGDYLDYRYSPGFRALISLLMAIGSIAIFAGQLMGIAWILSAVAGMSKTAGIISGALVVVLYFGAGGLLSAAYVNIIQVCVKFLGFAIALPFVLQAVGGWSGLQDKVAAHLGNAALTASYFSFDGIGITSLVGFFLMLTPSFFISPALIGKVYSAKDEKTVIRSTFLCGLVMLAFSLVPVILGMAAFVTLPQLTERDLALPTVMKECMPFWASALALAAIFSAEISAADAVLYMITTAFTKDLYKTFVNPSIADEKLLRINRVVTAVAGLIGVLLAIVLPNIIAALSIFYSLMSVSLTAPLLFGLFSRRPSTAAAFLTALTGIVITAVLQFGYGGKGLGFLNAQSTALVATMLVMLGMMVLFPARDSEKNTP